TAGTTAAATCTTTATGGTTAGATTATGAAAATAATAACAGCAATGAATATGTTGCAATATTTTTAATACTATTTTATACAGGAATGAGAACAAGAGATATATTGAATCTTAAAAATCAAAATATATTCTTAAATGAAAGATATTTTATAACTGGTTCTAAGACTAAAGCTGGTAGGAACAGAAAAATTCCTATGCATCACCTAATTTTTCCTATAATAAAACAACATTATTCAAAAGAAAAGGAGTATTTATTTGAAAATATTACTTCTGATAATTTAAGAGTTAAATTTAAAAATAAGATTTATGACTTATCACAAAGAGAATATAATAATATAAATTTGCATTCTATAAGACATACATTTATAACAAAAATGCAAAGACTAAAAGATGTAAAAGCATCGTTAATAAAAACTATAGTTGGTCATTCTCATAGCAATATAACAGATGATGTTTATACTCATTATTCTGTAAAAGATATGAGAGATGCCGTCAATAAATTAAAATATTAATGATTAAATTGTACCAATTTGTTATCAATTAGTAACCTAAATGATACCAATAAAAAAAATAATACAAAACACTAGTAAAAACAAGGTATTTATGAATACAATTGTTTTTTCAAAATTGAATATAAAAAAGAATGCATACAGCATTTACTATATACATTCTACTCTCTAACTATATTCAAAATTTAAAAAATCATGGTGCCCAAACGCGGAATCGAACCACGGACACAGGGATTTTCAGTCCCTTGCTCTACCGACTGAGCTATCTGGGCATAGTGGCGGGTGGACAGAGATTCGAACTCTGACAGCTTTCGCTTTCGCCGGTTTTCAAGACCGGTCCCTTAGCCATTCGGACATCCACCCAAATTAAACTTATTTTCAAAAAAAAATGGTAGGCCCTAGGAGAATCGAACTCCTGTTTTTAGGATGAAAACCTAATGTCCTGACCACTAGACGAAGGGCCCAAAATAACTGGTGGATCCAGCTGGACTTGAACCAGCGACCACGCGGTTATGAGCCGCGTGCTCTAACCAACTGAGCTATGGATCCTTATGATTAGATAATATATGGCGTGCCTGAAGAGATTCGAACTCCTGGCCCACAGCTTAGAAGGCTGTTGCTCTATCCTACTGAGCTACAGGCACATATATAACCATAGTTATTTTTAAAATGGTGAGTCATACTGGAATCGAACCAGTGACACCTTGATTAAAAGTCAAGTGCTCTACCGACTGAGCTAATGACTCACATGGAGCGGGAGACGAGGGTCGAACTCGCGACATTCAGCTTGGAAGGCTGACACTCTACCAACTGAGTTACTCCCGCACAATTGGTTTTTTTGGTTGCGGAGGCTGGATTTGAACCAACGACCTTCGGGTTATGAGCCCGACGAGCTACCAAGCTGCTCTACTCCGCGATGACACTTAATGTAAATGGTGCCTCGGGCCGGACTCGAACCGGCACGGGATTGCTCCCACAGGATTTTAAGTCCTGTGTGTCTACCATTTCACCACCAAGGCTAACTTTCATTGACAAAAATCATTATATATCATTTATATTTTTTTGTCAAGATTTTTTTTATTATTTTTCTTCTAATAATTTTAAATATCCCCTTAGGACATTTTCTATTTTATATCATTTAAAAAAAAATGTCAATACTTTTTTTGACATTTTTTACTTTTTCTGATTTTCTTTTGCTTGTTTTAGTCTTAAAAAAATTGTATAATATCTGTAAGTTAGTACAATTTAGGAGGTAAAATGTTTAATAAGAGTATATATAATAAAGTTATAAAGATTTCTATTATTATTCTATCATTATTAATAATATTAACTTTAGGTCGTTCTGCTTTTTTAAACTATTTCTTTAATAAAAGAGAAACTATAGTCCCTAAAGTTACAGCATTACATATAGATGATGCAAAAAAATTACTTGAAGATTTCAATTTAAAATATTCTATTATAGAATACAAATCATCTGAAGTTCCAGAAGATTATGTGTTTATACAAGATCCTAAACCAGAATCTAAAGTAAAAGTAAATAGAACTGTAAATATATGGGTAAATAAGATTAATAGCGTGGAGATACCTGATTTAAAAGGTAAAACATTAATAGAGGCAAGAAGAATATTAGAAGAGTTTAATATACAGATAGTTAGAATAGACTATATGCCTGTAGAAGATATAGATGAAGAAATAGTTTTATCTATATATCCTAAGGTAGGAAGTAAAATTGGAACTAACCAAAAAGTTTCATTACTTGTTTCATCTAAATCATTAATAGAAAGTAAGGTTATGCCAAATTTAATAGGTCTTGATAAAAATGATGCAGCTAACATCTTAGCTCAAATTGGTCAAAGTATAGCTCTCGTTACTGAAGCAAATGATCCAGCTTTTGCACAAAATGTAATAATAACTACTAATCCTCTGCCAGGTGAAAATATAGAAAAAGATACTAAAATAAGTGTTGTCCTAAATACTGGTGTTGAAGTTGATAAAAGTATTACTGAAGTTTTAGAACAAAAAGTTGAATCAAAGAAATTAGATAGTAATATAGAAGAAATTTTAAATAAGACTTTAAAAGAAGTAGAGAAAAAAGAAGCTAACAAAGAAAATAGGGCAAAAGGTGAATAAATGATAATAGAAGGAAAAGTAATACGTAAAATTCAAGGTTTCTATTTTGTGTACACTAATTATACATTTAATGATATAGATGATTTTGAAAATAAGTTAATAAAATGTAAACTTCGTGGTAACTTAAAAATTAAAAATAAGAAGGATAATTGTATTATAGGAGATAATGTCCTTATAGATACAGAGCTTAATATTATAATTGAAATACTAGAAAGAAAGAACTTTTTAAATAGACCTTTAATTTCTAATATTGATAATTTAGCTATCACTTTTGCAGCAAAAGAACCTAATTTTGATATTATACAATTTCAAAAATTATTATTAAATGTACACAAGAATAATTTAGTTCCTTTATTACTAATTACAAAATTTGATTTGATGTCTGAGGTTGAAAAAAAAGAAATCGATGATATCTTAAAAGAAAATTTTCCTTATTTAAAATACTTCTTTATTTCTCATAATGAATACTCTGAATTTAAAGAATATATATATAATAAAAATATAATAATATCTGGTCCAAGTGGAGTTGGAAAATCAACATTAATTAATAATATACTTGGACAAGAAATATTAGTTACAGGTGATATTAGTCAAAAAACTAAAAAAGGTAAAAATACTACAGTCGATACAAGATTTTTCCCATATAATAATGGGTTTATTATCGATACTCCTGGATTTTCAAGTATAGAATTTCCTAATTTTAAAGATTATTTAGATATAAGGGAATATTTCCCAGAGATAAATGAATTAAGTTCTGAATGTAAATTTTCAAACTGTATTCATATACATGAACCAAATTGTAATGTGAAAAAAAAATTAAATAAATTAAGATATGATTTCTACAAACTTATATGCCAAAATATACAAGAAGGAGGAAGATAATATGAATAAAGAAATTATTATTGCACCATCATTACTAGCAGCAGATTTTTCTAATTTAAAAGAAGAAGTAATAAAAATAGGTGAAACAAAAGCTAAATGGTTACATTTAGATATTATGGATGGAAATTTTGTTCCAAATATTAGTTTTGGTGCTGATGTTATAAAAGCAATAAGACCTTATTCACAACTACATTTCGATGCACATTTAATGGTAGAAAAACCTGAATGGTACATAGAAACTGTTGCAAAAGCTGGAGTTAATAGTATTACTATTCATGCTGAAGCAACTAAACATTTACATAGAGCTCTTCAATTAATAAAATCTCATGGTGTAAAAGCTGGAGTGTCTATTAATCCAGCTACAGATATAGGGTTTTTAGATAATATTATTGAAGAATTAGATCTAATATTAGTTATGACTGTTAATCCTGGATTTGGTGGGCAAAAATTTATTGATGCTATGTGCCAAAAGGTTAAAAGAATAAGAGAAAAATTCCCTCATATAGACATACAAGTAGATGGAGGAATAAACGATAAAACTTGCTTGCTTGTAAAGGAAGCTGGAGCTAATATATTAGTTGCAGGTTCTTATGTATTTTCAGGTGATTATAACGAAAAAGTAAATTCATTGCTATAGGGGGTAAATATGTATGATAAAATGGAGAACTTAATAGATGAGTTCTATAAAACTTATTACAAAATGGAAGAAATAAATTTAAGTTTAGCAATTAAATGTCTTACAACTACAGAATTACATATTATAGAATGTATAGGACTTGAGAAAATAACTATAAAAGAACTTTCAACAAGACTTGGAATTACAATGGGTACAACATCTATAGCTATTAATAAACTTGAAGAAAAAAAATTCATAAATAGAGTTAGATCAAAAGCTGATAAAAGAAAGGTTTATGTTAGTTTAAATAAAAAAGGGCAAATTGCATATAACTATCATGGAAATTTCCATGCTACTACACTAGAAAAAGTAACTAAAAATATTCCTGAAAACAGATTAGATATATTTCTTGAAACTTTTGAGGAATTACTTAATAACCTTAAATCATTAAAACTTAATCTTGAACCTGAAGATTTAACACATTTTAATATAGGAGATAAAGTTGAAGTTACTGAATTAAAGGGTAATAATGTAATTAAATTAGCTTTATCTGAAATGGGTATAAAACTTAAAACTTCTATAGAAATATTAGATATACATAAAGACTATATCACAATAAAAATTAATGATAATGAAAAACTAATTTCAAAAGACCATGCTCTATATATATTTGCTTTAAAAAAGGAGAATTAATTGTGATATATTTAGATACAGTTGGAATAAGTTTTTTAGTAAAAGAATTAAAAGAAGAATTACTTAACTTTAAAATAAATAAAATAGTTCAATACGATAATCATTCTTTTTCATTATTCTTTTCCAAGAAACAACTATTTTTCCAAATAAAAGATAATGAATCAATAATATATATAAAGGAAAAAAAAGAAGAAAGTATTAATTTTTCAGCTTCTTTTCTTCTGTCTTTAAAAAAATATTTAGATCATGCTGAACTAACTAATATTTCTTTACCTAATAATGATAGAATAATTAAGCTAGAGTTTAAAAGAGTAAATATATTAGGAAATTTAGATACTACATATATAGTCTTTGAAATGATGGGAAGACATTCAAATATATTCTTATTAAATAATGAAGAAAATATTATTAATATATTAAATAATAATACAAATATAGAAAATAAGAGATTTTATTCTATAAATTCTAAATATGAATGTTTTAGCAATGATAAAATAGAACTAGACTTAGAAAAAATTTATGAAACACCTGATGACATGATAAAAGAAGTGTCAGGTATAGGTAAAATTTTTGCAAATGATACCTTTTCAAATATACTTTTAAGAAAAGAATATGTAAATA
The genomic region above belongs to Streptobacillus moniliformis DSM 12112 and contains:
- a CDS encoding MarR family transcriptional regulator, whose protein sequence is MYDKMENLIDEFYKTYYKMEEINLSLAIKCLTTTELHIIECIGLEKITIKELSTRLGITMGTTSIAINKLEEKKFINRVRSKADKRKVYVSLNKKGQIAYNYHGNFHATTLEKVTKNIPENRLDIFLETFEELLNNLKSLKLNLEPEDLTHFNIGDKVEVTELKGNNVIKLALSEMGIKLKTSIEILDIHKDYITIKINDNEKLISKDHALYIFALKKEN
- the rsgA gene encoding ribosome small subunit-dependent GTPase A, which gives rise to MIIEGKVIRKIQGFYFVYTNYTFNDIDDFENKLIKCKLRGNLKIKNKKDNCIIGDNVLIDTELNIIIEILERKNFLNRPLISNIDNLAITFAAKEPNFDIIQFQKLLLNVHKNNLVPLLLITKFDLMSEVEKKEIDDILKENFPYLKYFFISHNEYSEFKEYIYNKNIIISGPSGVGKSTLINNILGQEILVTGDISQKTKKGKNTTVDTRFFPYNNGFIIDTPGFSSIEFPNFKDYLDIREYFPEINELSSECKFSNCIHIHEPNCNVKKKLNKLRYDFYKLICQNIQEGGR
- a CDS encoding PASTA domain-containing protein, producing MFNKSIYNKVIKISIIILSLLIILTLGRSAFLNYFFNKRETIVPKVTALHIDDAKKLLEDFNLKYSIIEYKSSEVPEDYVFIQDPKPESKVKVNRTVNIWVNKINSVEIPDLKGKTLIEARRILEEFNIQIVRIDYMPVEDIDEEIVLSIYPKVGSKIGTNQKVSLLVSSKSLIESKVMPNLIGLDKNDAANILAQIGQSIALVTEANDPAFAQNVIITTNPLPGENIEKDTKISVVLNTGVEVDKSITEVLEQKVESKKLDSNIEEILNKTLKEVEKKEANKENRAKGE
- the rpe gene encoding ribulose-phosphate 3-epimerase encodes the protein MNKEIIIAPSLLAADFSNLKEEVIKIGETKAKWLHLDIMDGNFVPNISFGADVIKAIRPYSQLHFDAHLMVEKPEWYIETVAKAGVNSITIHAEATKHLHRALQLIKSHGVKAGVSINPATDIGFLDNIIEELDLILVMTVNPGFGGQKFIDAMCQKVKRIREKFPHIDIQVDGGINDKTCLLVKEAGANILVAGSYVFSGDYNEKVNSLL